A region of Chloracidobacterium sp. DNA encodes the following proteins:
- a CDS encoding threonylcarbamoyl-AMP synthase, with product MKTVVTTSPIEAAEFIKRGGIVAFPTETVYGLGANVFDPSAIAKIFEAKQRPGDNPLIAHVADIKQINLLAAEVTEHAARFFKVFFPGPLTIVLRKLPNVPNIATAGLDTIGFRMPRYEPAHQFLSACETPIVAPSANLSGRPSPTTWQAVAEDLDGRIDCILQGDATEIGLESTVVDCTRDAPLILRSGSVSIEQLRSVVPTTMIYETLEAEVPRSPGLRHKHYSPTAKIIIVERAAEIGDTESAAYIGLDRLNVTFVREHICSTVGDYAHSLFEFFRECDREGVQKIYCERVEEKGIGVALMDRIRRAAE from the coding sequence ATGAAAACTGTTGTTACAACTTCCCCGATCGAGGCAGCCGAATTCATAAAACGCGGTGGAATTGTGGCTTTTCCGACCGAGACCGTGTACGGCCTCGGGGCAAACGTTTTTGACCCTTCGGCGATAGCAAAGATCTTTGAAGCAAAACAACGTCCTGGGGATAATCCTCTGATCGCGCACGTTGCGGATATTAAACAGATCAATTTGCTAGCCGCCGAAGTTACAGAACACGCAGCGAGGTTCTTTAAAGTATTTTTTCCGGGACCGTTGACGATCGTTTTAAGGAAGCTGCCAAACGTTCCTAATATTGCGACGGCTGGATTGGATACCATCGGCTTTCGAATGCCGCGATATGAACCTGCACATCAGTTCTTGTCAGCGTGTGAAACGCCGATCGTCGCGCCGTCGGCAAATTTGTCGGGACGGCCAAGCCCGACGACGTGGCAAGCGGTTGCCGAAGACCTCGATGGCCGGATCGATTGTATTTTACAGGGCGATGCTACAGAGATCGGGTTGGAATCAACTGTCGTCGATTGCACGAGGGATGCTCCGTTGATCTTGCGGAGTGGTTCGGTTTCTATCGAACAACTTCGATCAGTTGTTCCTACTACAATGATCTATGAGACCTTGGAAGCTGAAGTTCCTCGAAGTCCCGGCCTGCGTCACAAGCATTATTCGCCCACGGCCAAGATCATCATCGTAGAAAGAGCCGCTGAAATTGGTGATACCGAATCGGCTGCATATATCGGCCTAGACCGGCTAAATGTAACATTTGTACGAGAGCATATTTGTTCGACAGTAGGTGATTATGCGCATTCGCTCTTCGAGTTTTTTCGCGAATGTGATCGTGAAGGAGTGCAGAAAATTTACTGCGAGCGTGTAGAAGAGAAGGGAATCGGCGTTGCCCTGATGGATCGGATTCGTCGGGCTGCGGAATGA
- a CDS encoding glycosyltransferase family 39 protein: MTPEISKTEDQTPKITGRFVWILFGFLIVFVYFFALNIPLLGPDEPRYAQVAREMLDRGDWITPTLGGFNWFEKPPLLYWLQIVSFKTFGVSEFAARLGPALFGLGTIASLWLLGKFVSERPPVENGLIDASGNKPSFAHSTALIAASTLGILVFSRGASFDIIITFPITAALVSFFIFYHRTDIGIKPPVTGSDLIPLFLFYFFIGIALLAKGLIGTLFPFAIVGVFYLLSRRWPSRTFVFSLLWGSVVAIAIASAWYLPMYQRHGYQFIDEFFVQHHFQRFTSNKYQHPQPFYFYLWVLPLMTLPWLPFFFASLWNVVKRSLLPLAKETSETKSPHLLSSSPLLFISLAWVLVPLIFFSLSGSKLPGYILPAVPGAVIITSIYVFDLVRNNRKWRKAILIIAASTFGATILLLIFAVPRFAESDSVKALIQAANNSGYGSDRVLMLHTISHNAEFYASNRLLRDADGKQRRLSGVNEVTNEIAAENGKSVLVLVPLEYLSQLTKNEKIETVVIKDNGELAIAAVSAK, from the coding sequence ATGACGCCGGAAATTTCAAAGACCGAAGATCAAACCCCAAAAATCACCGGCAGGTTTGTCTGGATACTTTTCGGTTTCTTGATCGTTTTTGTCTATTTCTTCGCGCTCAATATTCCTTTGCTTGGCCCCGACGAACCGCGTTATGCTCAGGTCGCACGCGAAATGCTCGATCGCGGCGACTGGATCACGCCAACGCTCGGTGGATTTAACTGGTTCGAAAAGCCGCCGCTTTTATATTGGCTACAAATCGTTTCATTTAAGACCTTCGGAGTCAGCGAATTTGCAGCGAGGCTTGGCCCGGCTCTTTTCGGTCTTGGAACGATCGCAAGCCTTTGGCTGCTTGGCAAATTCGTGTCAGAAAGACCTCCAGTAGAGAATGGTTTAATTGACGCATCCGGTAATAAACCATCCTTCGCACATTCCACGGCCTTGATCGCTGCGTCAACGCTTGGCATCTTGGTGTTTTCGCGTGGAGCAAGTTTTGACATTATCATTACTTTTCCGATCACCGCGGCGTTGGTAAGTTTTTTCATCTTCTATCATCGAACAGACATTGGCATTAAACCGCCCGTTACCGGTTCTGACTTGATACCACTTTTCCTTTTTTATTTCTTTATCGGCATTGCACTTTTGGCAAAAGGACTGATAGGTACACTCTTTCCGTTTGCGATCGTCGGAGTTTTCTACTTACTATCGAGGCGTTGGCCGAGCCGAACATTTGTTTTCAGCCTGCTCTGGGGAAGCGTGGTCGCCATTGCTATCGCATCCGCTTGGTATCTGCCGATGTATCAACGTCACGGCTATCAGTTTATTGATGAGTTTTTTGTCCAACATCATTTTCAGCGTTTTACCTCAAATAAATACCAGCATCCGCAGCCATTCTATTTCTATTTATGGGTTTTGCCGTTGATGACACTTCCCTGGCTGCCATTCTTTTTCGCGTCACTCTGGAATGTCGTAAAAAGATCATTGCTGCCCTTAGCCAAAGAGACCTCAGAGACTAAATCTCCTCACCTTCTCTCTTCCTCTCCTCTTCTCTTCATCTCTCTTGCGTGGGTTCTTGTGCCACTTATTTTCTTCTCTTTATCCGGCTCGAAACTGCCCGGATACATTTTACCGGCCGTTCCGGGAGCCGTGATCATTACGTCGATATATGTCTTCGACCTGGTACGAAACAACCGTAAATGGCGTAAAGCGATTCTGATAATTGCAGCATCGACATTCGGAGCAACTATTCTCCTACTTATATTCGCCGTGCCGCGATTCGCTGAATCCGACTCAGTTAAAGCTCTTATTCAGGCAGCGAATAATAGCGGTTATGGATCAGATCGCGTTCTCATGCTTCACACCATCTCGCACAACGCCGAATTTTACGCCAGCAACCGCTTGCTGCGTGATGCAGATGGTAAACAGCGTCGACTTTCCGGTGTCAATGAAGTAACAAACGAGATCGCTGCAGAAAATGGCAAATCCGTACTTGTTCTGGTTCCACTCGAGTATCTTTCACAACTGACTAAAAATGAAAAGATAGAAACAGTGGTCATCAAAGACAATGGCGAGCTTGCTATTGCTGCTGTATCAGCCAAATAG
- a CDS encoding Gfo/Idh/MocA family oxidoreductase, with amino-acid sequence MGENLKMRVAAIGVGSLGRHHARNYAELAGEGRIELVAICDSNAETVAAIASEHRVASFADWRELIGKVDAVSIATPTETHCEIACAFLDKGVHVLVEKPIALTLAEADKMIAVAKLSGAKLMVGQLERYNPAMVALRPHVTKPLYFEIHRVSPFPNRSLDVDVVLDVMIHDLDAIQWLVGEDVKVSEIRAVGIPVISDKVDAANARIEFENGAVANITASRIGTEKIRKTRFYQTNSYVVLDYATKFASVTSLNPEAVHPLAGISINRLEINEVEPLRAEITAFLDSIEENTSPPVTGDDGRRALELAVGVLEKIAEHRQRLDV; translated from the coding sequence ATGGGCGAAAATCTAAAAATGCGGGTTGCTGCGATAGGCGTTGGAAGCCTCGGCAGACATCATGCTCGAAACTATGCAGAACTCGCTGGCGAAGGCCGCATCGAATTAGTCGCCATATGCGATTCGAACGCCGAAACAGTCGCGGCAATTGCTTCCGAACATCGTGTGGCGAGTTTTGCCGACTGGCGTGAACTAATCGGTAAAGTCGATGCCGTTTCGATAGCAACACCGACCGAAACTCATTGCGAAATTGCGTGTGCGTTTCTCGACAAAGGCGTTCACGTCCTCGTGGAAAAGCCCATCGCTTTAACTCTTGCCGAGGCCGACAAAATGATTGCCGTTGCCAAATTATCCGGTGCAAAACTTATGGTCGGCCAACTCGAACGCTACAATCCGGCAATGGTAGCTCTCAGGCCGCATGTTACAAAACCGCTCTATTTCGAGATACATCGCGTTTCGCCGTTCCCCAATCGCTCGCTCGATGTCGATGTCGTGCTGGACGTGATGATCCACGATCTCGACGCGATTCAATGGCTGGTCGGCGAAGATGTAAAGGTGTCGGAAATTCGTGCGGTCGGCATTCCTGTGATCTCCGACAAGGTTGATGCAGCAAACGCACGGATCGAATTTGAAAATGGAGCGGTTGCGAATATTACCGCGTCACGCATAGGCACTGAAAAAATTCGAAAGACGCGGTTTTATCAAACGAATTCATATGTCGTGCTTGATTACGCGACGAAGTTTGCGTCTGTGACGTCATTAAATCCAGAAGCAGTACATCCGCTTGCCGGGATTTCGATAAATAGGCTTGAAATTAACGAGGTTGAGCCGCTTCGGGCAGAGATCACGGCGTTTTTAGATTCAATCGAAGAAAATACGTCGCCGCCTGTCACTGGTGATGACGGGCGGCGGGCGTTAGAACTTGCTGTAGGCGTACTCGAAAAAATTGCTGAGCATCGCCAACGACTTGATGTTTAG
- a CDS encoding serine hydrolase, whose product MKDQISKFLQERIDAGDFPSAVYLVAEKGEIVLRDALGFAVVEPERIETSIDTVYDLASLTKVLVTGLLFARFLESDSYLSLSSPIWKLFRELKSHDKAEITVMDLVTHTSGFRAWFPFYSVFFDPKFIPEAVKATITDLPLDQSPRASVVYSDLNFLLLGYRLASMSEQNSLEDKSRKEIFSPLGLKDTFFNPPAELKMRLAASEKGNQYEQNTCRELFPELRIPHSAFRTHQIWGEVHDGNAYFMGGIAGHAGLFSTAEETFKIAQQFLPNYTTLLKPETCELFRTNFTKGMNEDRSFAFQLASTKDSTAGSKMSRESFGHLGFTGTSLWIDPVKERVFILLTNRTHNHALPFVNINSVRRRFHDLAIDFLDENH is encoded by the coding sequence GTGAAAGATCAAATATCAAAATTTCTTCAGGAACGTATAGACGCAGGTGATTTTCCTTCCGCCGTCTATCTCGTTGCTGAAAAAGGCGAGATCGTTTTGCGGGATGCTCTTGGCTTTGCTGTTGTCGAACCTGAACGGATCGAGACGAGTATCGACACCGTCTACGATCTGGCGAGTTTGACTAAGGTGTTGGTGACGGGGCTTTTGTTTGCGAGATTTCTGGAGAGCGACTCATATCTGAGTCTGAGTAGTCCGATCTGGAAGTTGTTCCGGGAGCTTAAGTCGCACGACAAGGCTGAAATAACAGTCATGGACCTTGTAACTCATACTTCCGGTTTTAGAGCCTGGTTTCCTTTTTACTCCGTCTTTTTTGATCCGAAATTTATACCCGAAGCAGTGAAGGCAACAATTACAGATCTCCCCTTAGATCAGTCGCCAAGAGCGTCAGTAGTCTACAGCGATCTAAATTTCCTGCTTTTGGGTTACAGACTCGCTAGTATGAGCGAACAGAATTCATTGGAAGATAAATCAAGGAAAGAGATTTTTAGTCCGCTCGGACTAAAAGACACATTTTTCAATCCGCCAGCCGAATTAAAAATGCGGCTTGCGGCGAGTGAAAAGGGAAATCAGTATGAACAAAACACTTGCCGTGAATTATTTCCCGAACTCCGCATTCCGCATTCCGCTTTCCGCACTCATCAGATTTGGGGAGAGGTTCACGACGGCAACGCTTATTTTATGGGTGGTATAGCTGGTCACGCGGGGCTTTTCTCAACTGCGGAAGAGACATTCAAGATCGCCCAGCAGTTTTTACCGAATTACACGACACTTCTAAAGCCTGAAACATGTGAGCTTTTCCGCACCAATTTTACAAAGGGGATGAATGAAGACCGCTCGTTTGCTTTTCAGCTTGCTTCGACAAAGGACTCGACAGCAGGGAGCAAAATGTCACGGGAGAGCTTTGGCCATCTTGGTTTTACGGGCACGAGCCTGTGGATCGATCCTGTCAAAGAGCGGGTATTTATCTTGCTGACCAACCGTACCCATAACCACGCATTGCCGTTTGTAAATATCAATTCTGTTCGCCGCAGGTTTCATGATCTTGCGATAGATTTCCTTGATGAAAATCATTAG
- a CDS encoding VWA domain-containing protein, producing the protein MKFVTTLGLLLLSFAFSAFGQTDKSTRPRVATTATPPRIANEPYKSSTPNSPPVLSGSSRYPNPSSLPTPPAKAGDDNEVIKVETNLVTMPVSVLDREGRFIAGLQQKDFQIFENGIQQKVDYFQSVEQPFTVVLLIDVSPSTQFKIDEIQNAAITFVNQLRPGDRVMVISFDEDVHVLSPVTGNRNQLRSAIREARFGDGTSLYDAVDYVIDNQLRQIDGRKAVVLFSDGVDTTSRHANYDSTLRSTEEADAIFYTLRYDTSRDMGGNFPGPGSRGGQVSIGDILGAILSGGNVNTGRGGGSGSRGEYDKGRKYLEMLAQNSGGREFEAQSLYNVEAAFSGIAEELRRQYSLGYYPENVGKVGDRKQIKIRVMRPNVVVRAKNSYIVGQTTRNVAGR; encoded by the coding sequence ATGAAATTTGTTACTACATTAGGCCTTCTTTTATTGAGCTTCGCTTTTTCAGCGTTTGGGCAGACGGACAAGTCAACGCGCCCGCGAGTTGCGACTACGGCAACGCCGCCTAGAATTGCGAATGAGCCTTACAAATCCTCAACACCGAACAGTCCTCCGGTGTTGTCCGGCAGCAGCAGATATCCGAATCCATCTTCGTTGCCAACACCGCCTGCAAAAGCAGGTGATGACAACGAGGTTATCAAGGTCGAAACAAATCTTGTGACTATGCCGGTGTCGGTGCTCGATCGCGAAGGCCGATTCATTGCAGGCTTGCAGCAAAAGGACTTTCAAATATTTGAGAACGGCATCCAGCAGAAGGTTGATTATTTTCAGTCTGTCGAGCAGCCGTTTACAGTTGTTCTGTTGATCGACGTGAGTCCTTCTACGCAGTTCAAGATCGATGAGATACAGAACGCGGCCATTACATTTGTAAATCAGCTTCGGCCCGGCGACCGTGTGATGGTTATTTCGTTCGATGAAGATGTTCATGTTCTAAGCCCGGTCACAGGCAATCGAAACCAGCTTCGAAGTGCGATCAGAGAAGCGCGATTTGGTGACGGAACGAGCCTTTATGATGCTGTCGATTATGTGATCGACAATCAACTGCGGCAGATAGACGGCAGAAAGGCTGTAGTGCTGTTTAGCGACGGCGTTGACACCACATCGCGTCACGCGAACTACGACAGCACGCTGCGATCTACCGAAGAGGCCGATGCTATCTTTTACACTCTTCGATACGACACGTCTCGTGACATGGGCGGCAATTTTCCCGGTCCGGGAAGCCGAGGCGGCCAGGTTTCTATTGGCGACATTCTTGGTGCGATACTATCAGGCGGCAATGTAAATACAGGTCGGGGCGGCGGTTCGGGTTCTAGGGGCGAATATGACAAAGGTCGCAAATATCTCGAAATGCTGGCACAGAACAGCGGCGGACGTGAATTTGAGGCTCAGTCGCTATATAACGTCGAAGCGGCGTTCTCAGGCATTGCCGAAGAACTGAGACGCCAGTATTCGCTTGGCTACTATCCTGAAAACGTAGGCAAGGTTGGGGATAGAAAACAGATCAAGATTCGTGTTATGCGTCCGAACGTCGTCGTTCGAGCCAAGAACAGCTACATTGTTGGACAGACAACCAGGAATGTTGCCGGCAGATAA
- a CDS encoding VWA domain-containing protein, translating to MKNIGTYFAAGFILLFSGIGILAQSGRDTSSSGGKSNQRPVKSSPTPEPGSVSPVDDSAATVDDTEVIKVDTQLVTIPVRVMDKKGRFVGGLAKENFKVFEDGVEKELALFSNEQQPFTVALVLDMSYSTTFKITEIQSAAIAFIDQLRPQDKVMVISFDEEVHMLCEATNDRQAIYRAIKGTKISTGTSLYEAVDLVMNERLRRIEGRKAIILFTDGVDTTSRRANAMNNTGDAMELDALIYPIRYDTYADVQKMKNGTGIPTTPPIQSPIPQQGSIPIPFPLPTIATPNSRGTSAEDYERAREFLDQLALRTGGTVYLASTTMNLSEGFSKIASELREFYSLGIYPDDVKPGKVRKLKVKVEREGLAVRARETYIVRKKRQR from the coding sequence ATGAAGAATATCGGAACATACTTTGCTGCGGGTTTTATTCTTCTTTTTAGCGGCATTGGGATACTGGCACAGTCCGGCCGTGACACTTCTTCGTCGGGTGGTAAATCAAACCAGAGGCCTGTTAAATCTTCGCCAACTCCAGAACCAGGAAGTGTAAGTCCGGTTGATGACTCAGCCGCAACTGTAGATGATACAGAGGTCATCAAGGTTGACACTCAGCTTGTGACCATACCGGTGCGTGTGATGGACAAAAAAGGCCGTTTTGTCGGCGGGCTGGCGAAGGAAAACTTCAAGGTTTTTGAAGACGGAGTTGAAAAAGAACTCGCGTTGTTTTCAAACGAACAGCAGCCGTTTACCGTCGCTCTCGTGCTTGATATGAGTTACTCGACGACCTTCAAGATCACTGAGATACAATCGGCGGCTATTGCGTTTATCGACCAGCTTCGCCCGCAGGACAAGGTGATGGTGATCTCTTTTGATGAGGAAGTTCACATGCTCTGCGAAGCTACCAACGACCGCCAAGCCATATACCGTGCGATAAAAGGCACTAAGATCTCAACGGGCACAAGCCTATACGAAGCCGTCGATCTCGTAATGAACGAACGCCTTCGGAGGATCGAAGGCCGTAAAGCGATCATTCTGTTTACTGACGGCGTTGATACGACGAGCCGCAGGGCAAATGCAATGAATAACACCGGTGATGCGATGGAACTTGACGCTCTCATTTATCCTATCCGATATGACACTTATGCCGACGTTCAGAAAATGAAGAATGGGACAGGAATTCCGACAACGCCGCCTATTCAAAGCCCGATCCCACAGCAGGGCAGCATTCCTATTCCGTTTCCACTTCCAACGATCGCAACACCGAACAGCCGGGGCACAAGTGCAGAAGATTACGAAAGAGCCAGAGAATTTCTCGATCAACTCGCACTGCGGACTGGCGGCACTGTTTATCTCGCCAGCACGACAATGAATTTGTCGGAAGGATTTTCCAAGATCGCGAGCGAGCTGCGCGAATTTTACAGTCTTGGCATTTACCCCGATGACGTAAAGCCCGGAAAAGTCAGGAAGCTAAAAGTAAAGGTCGAAAGAGAGGGGTTGGCAGTGCGGGCAAGAGAAACGTATATCGTTCGTAAAAAACGGCAGAGATAA
- a CDS encoding DNA/RNA non-specific endonuclease, whose translation MQRCPNGSGGNRNTSTYTIFGPTSDAGNLCGGTPTATGTPTNTATPMATGTPTNTATATATATNTATGTPTPTNVHITMGNPSNAITDVNQPTNYLMLKSTYVLSYHRDNRRPNWVSWHLDPSWLGGTQRQDDYREDPALPASWYHVNQNGYSGSGYDRGHMCPSGDRTLTVPDNSSTFLMTNFIPQASDNNSGPWADLETYCRTLANQGNELYIISGGSGINGVIGPAQVALPTETWKVIIVIPQGTNDVSRVTTSTRTIAVRMPNEDGLGLNWRNYRVSVDNIETLTGFDFFSNVPLGIQAVIEAVVDNGLVEDWELLPDQYTIDELEAERKYRLQDAIK comes from the coding sequence ATGCAGCGTTGTCCAAACGGTTCCGGCGGCAATCGTAATACAAGTACCTACACGATTTTTGGCCCGACGTCCGATGCTGGAAATTTGTGCGGCGGAACTCCGACAGCTACCGGAACGCCAACGAATACAGCCACTCCGATGGCAACCGGAACCCCGACAAACACTGCAACGGCAACCGCTACTGCAACAAACACTGCAACGGGTACACCAACGCCGACGAACGTTCATATAACGATGGGCAATCCTTCGAACGCCATCACGGATGTTAATCAGCCAACTAACTATTTGATGCTAAAATCGACCTACGTCCTGTCGTATCACCGAGACAATCGCAGGCCAAACTGGGTTTCTTGGCATCTAGATCCATCTTGGCTGGGTGGTACCCAACGACAGGATGATTACCGTGAGGATCCCGCTTTGCCGGCATCATGGTATCACGTCAACCAAAACGGTTACTCCGGATCCGGTTACGATCGCGGGCATATGTGTCCGTCAGGAGACAGAACATTAACCGTTCCTGATAATTCGTCAACGTTCCTGATGACGAACTTTATCCCGCAAGCTTCGGACAACAACTCAGGGCCTTGGGCGGACCTAGAAACCTACTGCCGCACGTTGGCAAATCAGGGCAATGAGCTTTACATAATTTCCGGCGGTTCAGGTATAAACGGTGTTATTGGACCTGCGCAAGTTGCCCTGCCAACAGAGACCTGGAAAGTCATAATTGTCATACCGCAAGGAACAAACGACGTTTCCCGTGTGACAACTTCAACACGAACTATCGCGGTCAGAATGCCTAATGAGGATGGCCTTGGGCTTAACTGGCGCAACTATCGCGTCAGCGTTGATAATATCGAAACATTGACAGGTTTCGATTTCTTCTCAAATGTGCCGTTGGGGATTCAGGCCGTTATCGAAGCAGTCGTGGACAATGGGCTTGTTGAGGATTGGGAATTGCTACCTGACCAATATACGATTGATGAGTTAGAAGCCGAACGGAAATACAGGCTTCAAGACGCGATCAAATGA
- a CDS encoding glucose-1-phosphate adenylyltransferase — MGQYDNVVAVILGGGAGSRLFPLTHERSKPAVPLGGTYRLIDVPVSNCINSEITQIFVLTQYNSASLNRHISRTYRFSSFSTGFVEVLAAEQTKENPEWFQGTADAVRQVLPHLSDQHVDTLLILSGDHLYRMDYTVFLKRHFDTKADMTVSVHPCRRDEAPEFGLLKTDANGKIVEFREKPTGDLLESMLVDTTAFGLSAAEAESRPFLASMGIYVFNYNRMVELLNADNSWVDFGREIIPAAIEKYNVQAHLFTDYWEDIGTIRAFYEANLDLASPLPKFNFFDAAAPIYTRSRYLPPSKMHGCDIDNSMVSEGCILNGVRVRNSIIGLRSRIDKGADIQDSIVMGSDFFESISEITGNIANRIPHIGVGENTIIRRSIIDKNVRIGKNVQLLNKDGAENFEADDKSFYIRDGIIIIPKNAVIADGTVI; from the coding sequence ATGGGGCAATACGACAATGTAGTTGCGGTAATACTTGGTGGCGGTGCGGGGTCGCGCCTTTTTCCCTTGACGCATGAGCGGTCGAAGCCGGCTGTACCGCTTGGCGGGACGTATCGACTGATCGACGTGCCCGTTTCGAACTGTATCAACTCAGAGATCACCCAGATATTCGTGTTGACGCAGTACAATTCCGCGTCGCTCAATCGTCATATCTCGCGTACATATCGTTTTTCAAGCTTCTCGACGGGTTTTGTCGAGGTTCTGGCAGCCGAACAGACAAAAGAGAACCCTGAATGGTTTCAGGGTACTGCGGACGCCGTTCGTCAGGTGCTGCCGCACTTGAGCGATCAGCATGTTGATACGTTGCTCATACTTTCGGGTGACCATCTTTACAGGATGGATTACACCGTATTTCTCAAACGCCACTTCGACACCAAAGCTGACATGACTGTTTCGGTTCATCCTTGCCGACGAGATGAGGCACCGGAATTCGGCTTGCTGAAAACCGATGCGAACGGCAAGATCGTCGAATTTCGTGAAAAGCCGACGGGTGACCTGCTCGAATCTATGCTTGTCGATACGACGGCCTTTGGACTGTCTGCCGCAGAGGCCGAGAGCCGTCCGTTTCTGGCGTCGATGGGGATCTATGTTTTCAACTACAACCGAATGGTCGAGCTGCTCAACGCCGATAATTCGTGGGTAGATTTTGGACGCGAGATAATCCCCGCTGCCATCGAGAAATATAATGTTCAGGCACATCTTTTTACAGACTATTGGGAAGATATCGGAACGATCCGCGCTTTTTACGAGGCAAATCTCGATCTGGCTTCACCGCTCCCGAAATTTAATTTCTTTGATGCAGCAGCGCCGATCTACACACGCAGCCGCTATCTGCCGCCTTCGAAGATGCACGGCTGCGATATCGATAATTCGATGGTCAGCGAAGGCTGCATACTGAACGGCGTCCGCGTTCGCAATTCGATCATCGGGCTGCGCAGTCGTATCGATAAAGGCGCAGACATTCAGGATTCAATAGTCATGGGCTCGGATTTTTTTGAATCGATATCCGAAATTACCGGTAACATTGCAAACAGGATCCCGCACATCGGCGTTGGCGAGAACACTATCATACGGCGTTCTATAATAGACAAGAACGTTCGTATCGGGAAAAACGTTCAGTTACTTAACAAGGACGGAGCGGAAAATTTTGAAGCCGACGACAAATCGTTCTATATCCGCGACGGAATTATCATTATCCCAAAAAACGCGGTCATCGCGGACGGCACCGTGATTTAG
- a CDS encoding transglycosylase domain-containing protein, whose translation MSLVLVGALLVWFLYEFITFPAISRLRTENPTTSSMIEYRLSQATAEGREPRKFMIWMPIEQISPNLQRAVLAGEDARFFEHDGFDWDAIQKAWDEAVKEGEKEAREECEAEAKTPQEKKDCKPSEDDWIPPMPSFKRGASTVTQQLSKNLFLSEDRNFLRKGREAVYTYFLERELTKKRILEIYLNVIEWGDGIYGAEAASRAYFKKSASDLTPSDAAYLSAMIPSPLNIFNPTKNRKRVVRRQKVIQRGMNSIKLDYSEK comes from the coding sequence TTGTCTCTCGTTCTTGTCGGAGCGTTGCTCGTGTGGTTTTTGTACGAGTTCATCACGTTCCCGGCGATCTCGCGTCTGCGGACTGAGAATCCGACGACTTCGTCGATGATCGAATACCGACTTTCGCAAGCGACGGCTGAGGGCCGTGAGCCGCGAAAGTTTATGATCTGGATGCCGATCGAACAGATCTCGCCTAATTTACAGCGTGCAGTGCTTGCGGGCGAAGACGCCAGATTCTTTGAGCACGACGGTTTTGATTGGGACGCGATCCAAAAGGCATGGGACGAGGCCGTAAAGGAAGGCGAAAAAGAAGCCCGCGAAGAGTGTGAGGCCGAGGCAAAGACGCCGCAGGAAAAGAAGGACTGCAAGCCGAGCGAAGACGACTGGATACCGCCGATGCCGAGCTTCAAACGCGGTGCTTCGACCGTGACGCAGCAGCTTTCTAAGAACCTTTTCCTTTCCGAAGACCGCAACTTCCTGCGAAAGGGCCGCGAAGCGGTTTACACCTACTTTCTCGAACGCGAACTCACAAAAAAACGCATTCTCGAGATATACCTCAACGTAATCGAATGGGGCGACGGCATTTACGGTGCCGAAGCGGCCTCGCGAGCCTATTTCAAAAAGTCCGCCTCAGACCTCACGCCGAGCGATGCCGCGTACCTCTCGGCAATGATCCCCAGCCCGTTAAACATCTTCAACCCAACCAAGAACCGAAAACGCGTCGTCCGCCGCCAGAAAGTCATCCAACGCGGAATGAACTCGATCAAGCTGGATTATTCGGAAAAGTAG